In Hippoglossus stenolepis isolate QCI-W04-F060 chromosome 5, HSTE1.2, whole genome shotgun sequence, one genomic interval encodes:
- the gins3 gene encoding DNA replication complex GINS protein PSF3: protein MDAQPYFPVQAGVGMEENFLSLDDILLSHERLPVRIECAFPRLGFLEKSSDSQDIAEGTKMELPLWLSKGLYEKKRRVLSVELPKVYREGWRTVFNADPNVVDLHKRGPYYYSLGSQMLHFESPENPDIAQTLLQTFIGRFRRTMDSSQNAYNEDTSALVERLDSLEKGLFKSGQSGLNGFQSWEKGQAGQLTASSLVLNYRKRKMADGQH from the exons ATGGACGCTCAGCCGTATTTCCCGGTCCAGGCCGGGGTCGGGATGGAGGAGAACTTCTTGTCCCTGGACGACATCCTGCTGTCTCACGAGAGACTTCCGGTCCGGATCGAGTGCGCCTTCCCCCGGCTCGGCTTCCTGGAGAAGTCCAGCGACTCGCAGGACATCGCGGAG GGTACAAAGATGGAGCTTCCTCTGTGGTTGTCCAAGGGTCTGtatgagaagaagaggagggtgcTGTCTGTGGAGCTGCCGAAGGTTTACAGGGAGGGCTGGAGGACCGTGTTCAACGCTGACCCCAACGTGGTGGACCTGCACAAGAGGGGGCCCTACTACTACAGCCTGGGATCCCAGATGCTGCACTTTGAAAGTCCGGAGAACCCAGATATTGCACAGacgctgctgcag ACGTTCATCGGTCGGTTCCGGCGGACCATGGACTCTTCCCAGAACGCCTACAACGAGGACACGTCCGCTCTGGTGGAGCGTCTGGACTCTCTGGAGAAAGGTCTGTTCAAGTCCGGGCAGAGCGGACTCAACGGATTCCAGAGCTGGGAGAAGGGTCAGGCCGGACAGCTCACCGCCTCCAGCCTGGTTCTCAACTACCGCAAGAGGAAGATGGCCGATGGCCaacactga